A window of the Alternaria dauci strain A2016 chromosome 3, whole genome shotgun sequence genome harbors these coding sequences:
- a CDS encoding 60S ribosomal protein eL31: MAPSTKSKSAGKTGRSAIADVVAREYTIHLHKRVHGVSFKKRAPRAVKEIRAFAKQAMGTNDVRLDPQLNKKVWESGIKGVPFRLRVRISRKRNDEEGAKEKLYSYVQAVNVKDPKGLHTQIVEDA; encoded by the exons ATGGCCCCAAGCACCAAGTCCAAGTCTGCTGGCAAGACCGGCCGCAGCGCCATCGCCGATGTCGTCGCCCGCGAATACACCATCCACCTACACAAGCGC GTTCACGGTGTCAGCTTCAAGAAGAGGGCTCCCAGGGCTGTCAAGGAGATTCGCGCTTTCGCCAAGCAGGCCATG GGCACCAACGATGTCCGTCTAGACCCCCAGCTTAACAAGAAGGTCTGGGAGTCTGGTATCAAGGGCGTTCCTTTCCGCCTCCGCGTCCGTATCTCGCGCAAGCGTAACGACGAGGAGGGCGCCAAGGAAAAGCTCTACTCCTACGTCCAGGCCGTCAACGTCAAGGACCCCAAGGGTCTGCACACCCAGATCGTTGAGGATGCTTAG